In Azospirillum thiophilum, the DNA window CGATGGCCCAACTGACGAGGACCACCTTCCACAGCGGTGCGCCGGGATGCTTGAGATGCCCGTACCAGGCGGCGGTCATGAACAGGTTGGAAAAGCACAGCAGCAGGATGGTCGTCATCGCGATTTCCGGGAAAGCGGACAGGGTGGATCAGGCGCGGCCGTAGACCGGGATCACGGCGGGCATCGCCTCGCGCCATTTGGTGTAGACCTTGCCGATGTCGCCCAGCGGCTTGGCGAGCAGGGCGAGGTTGACGGCGAAGCTCGACGCAGTGGCGACGTCGCCGCTGCTGGGAATCAGGCCGAGGTCGAGCGCCAGCGAGACGCCGACGAACAGTCCGAAGCTGGCCCACAGCACCGCCCCCATGCCCCGGTCGGCCAGCCAGCGCAGCACCTCCAGATGCATCACCGAGCGGAAGAGCCGTTCCTGCGACCGCTCGAACCGCTCCTTGTGCAGACGCCTGGTGCGGGCGGCGAGCACGCGGTGGGTGGTGAGGACCAGACGGCTCAGGCGCTGGATGGCCGGGCCGACCAGCCAGACGATCAGCAACGCCGGCAGGATGGACAGCAGCAGGGCCGGCAGCCAATCCGGGCCGATGGACAATTGCCAGAGGATGATCGCGCCGATTTCGGCGGTCAGCCGCCAGGCGTCCTTGTAGATGACCTCGAAGCCCTTCTTCGCCAGTTCGCTGCCGTAGAGAATCTGGGTGACGTCGCGGGCCTGGCTTTCGCCCCGGCGGCGGTCGAGATAGGTGCGCTGAAGCAGGATGATGAGCCGTTGCTCGACCGCCTTGGAGCCGATCCGCTCGGCGAATTCGGCGAGCCCACCGGCCAGCGCGACCAGCAGGAAGGGCACGCCGACGGCGGCGATCACCGTGGCGACGGTCGCCCCGGCCATCTGCACCGCGCCGATGCCCTCCTTGGCGATCCACGAGAAGCTGGGGGCGACCGCCGCCTTGAAGGTCAGCGCCAGCAGCAGCGCACCGATCAGCCAGCGGATGCCGAGCAGGGTGCCGAGCATCTCGGTCAGCAGACGGGGGATGGCGGGAGGCCGGGAGGGAGGGGTGACGGGCGGCGGCGCCGCGGCGTCGGAACAGGCGGAAGGGGGCATGGGAACCCGCTTGGCTGGAAACGACTCCGCCGGACGGGCCGGCGGAGTCCTTGCGGTCAGGCGACCGGACGCCGGTGGATGGCCTGACGGTCGGTGGCGATCACCGATCCGGCGGCCGGAACGGCGCTCTTCACGCCGGGCGGCCAATCCGGCACGTCGCGCCAGTCTTCGGCACCCGGTGCGGCACCCGGTGCGGCACCCGGCGCTGCGAGCCACGCGCGGTCGCCGCGCCACGCCAGAAGCCCGCCGTCGCCGGCCGAGGCGTGCAGTTCGCCCGGCCCGGCCACCGCCTCGACCAGGACCGGCATGCCGCCGTCGAGACGGAACAGCCCCGCCTTGCCGGCCAGCCAGATCCGACCGTCCGCCGTCGCCACCGGCTCGGTGCCGGGCGGCAGATCGGCCAACCGCTCGACCGTGCCGTCCAGCGGATCGATGCGGTGCAGCACCCGCTCGCTGGCGACGATCAGCCGGCCCTCGCCATCGACCGCCAGACCGTCGATCAGCTGCCGCCCGAAGGCGGGCAGCGCCCGCAGATCCTTCGGCCCGCCGGAACCGGACAGGAACAGCCCCGCCTTGGTGGCGAGCGCCAGCCGTCCGCCCGCGAAGGCGATGCCGGTCAGCTCGGCGAATCCGTGCGGCCGGCCGGTCACCTTGACATGCTTCCAACTCGCGCCGTTGTCGGGGCTTTGGAACAGGCCGCGCTGCGCGGCCAGCCACCACACCCCGTCCGGCGCGCGGGCGACCCCCACCGCGTCGAGCACGCTCCAATCGGCATGGACCGGATGCCAGACGCCCGGGCCGCTTGCCTCCGACAGGAAGGTTCCGAAGCTGGCGGTCGCCAGCAGCCGGCCGCCGTCGAGCGCGAACAGCTTCTTGATCTTGGCGGAGGACGGGTCCGCCGCCGTTCCGTCGAACAGGTCGCGGAACAGGCCGGTGGACAGATCGACCAGCAGCGCGCCCTGGACCCCCGCCACCAGGGCGCGGTCGCCCAGCAGCAGCAGGATTTCCGCCTCGGCGAAGGCGGGATGCTTCATCTCCATGTGGCAACGGCCGCCATGCAGCAGCTCCAGCTTGCTGCCGCCGACCAGGGCCACCGTGCCGGCACCGGTGGCGGCTGCGGTCACGGGTTCCTTGCGCGGGACCGCCGCGTCGCCCAGCCGGTGCGGACCGCCCCATTGGGTGACGATCAGGTCGCCGGCCGCGGCACGGGCGAGGTCGGCGTAGGAGCCTTCGTAGACATGGCGCCAGCGGTCGCCGCCATCCGTCGACACGGCCAGCGCCGGTTCGCTGCCCGGTCCCTGTTTCTTGACGAAGGCCAGGATGCGGCCCGGTTCGCCGGCGAGTCCGATCACCTCATAGGGGCGGCCGGAGCGCACCGCCGTCCAATGCTCGCCGTCCAGCCGCCAGATGCCGGTCTTGCCGCCGGCGAAGACGACGCCGTCCTGGACCAGCAGCGATTTGGCTTCGGGCACCGGCAGATCGGGGAGCCGGCGCAGGATGGCGCCGCTCTCGTCGCAGACCAGCAGCGGGGCGCCGCGGTCGCCGGTCGCCAGCAGCACGCCGTCCGGGGCGGCGGCCAGCGCCCGCACCGGCCGTCCGGCGAAACCGGGAACCGGCTCCAGCCGGTCGTCGCGCCAGCGGAACAGGCCGCCCAGCGTCGCCAGCCACAGTGCGTCGCGGTGGAGAATGGCGCCCTTGACCTCGGGGCGCCGGTAGGGAGTGAAATCGTCCATCACAGGGGATTCCTTGCGGCTCACAGCGCGATGCGGAAAAGGCGGGCACGGTCGGTCGCCAGGGCGACGCCGCGCGCGGCGTCGATGGCGACATGGCGGACGCCGGCCGGCCAACCGGCCACGGCGGTCCAGTCCCGTCCCTCCCGGTGGCGCATCCACGCCCCCTGCCCATCCCAGACGAACAGCCGGTCCCCGGCCTCGGTCAGATGGAGTCCGCCCCTGGCGTCGGGCGGGGTCACGTCGGTCGGGGCGCGGCCACGGATTTCGGTCAGCCGGTCGCCGCAGGCGAGCCAGGCGATGCCGTTCCCGGCCAGCATCGTCGATTCGCCGATGGGCATCTCGGCCAGGGCCTGCGGAGCCGTCGCCCAATCCCAGCGCCACAGCGTCCCGGCCGCCGTGCCGACGACCAGGGTGCCGTCGGAGCGATCCCAGGCCAGCGCTTCGACCGCCCCGGTTCCGAAGGCCTCGACGCGGACGAAGCGCTCGGGATCCTCGGACGGGCGGTTGACGAACAGCCCCTGCTTGGTGCCGATCGCCACCCGGTCGCCGGCCACCGCCAGGGCGCGCAGCTCCGCGTAATGCGGGCCGTCCACCTTGATCTTGTGGTAGTCGATGCGGCCGCCCCGGTCGTCGGTGCGGAACAGCCCGCGCTGGCAGGCGATCCACCAGCGTCCGTCGGCGCCGCGCGCGGCGTGTTCGGCGTCGAGCACCCACCATTCGGAATCCGCGCGCTCCCACGACACGCCGTCGTCGAAGGACCGGAAGGTCCCGAAGGTGGTTGTCGCCAGCAGCGCGCCGTCCAGCAGGAACAGGCGTTTCAGCTTGCCGGGCCGGCGGTCCAGGCCGTGGGCCGGCAGCAGGTCGGTCAGGGTGCCGCTGGCCGGCTCGAACCGCCAGGCCCCCTGGGCGCCCGCGACCACCGCGCCGCCGGGCACGAGGTGGAGATGCTCCGCCTCGGCGATGGCCGGGTGATAGGCGGCGAGCTTGGCGGCGCCGGGCCGCGCGATCTCCAGCTTGTCGCCGTCGACCACGGCGGTGGTGCCGTCTTCGGCGATCTGCCCGGCGGTGATCGGGTGCTTCTTGTAGCCGGCGCGCTTGTCGATCGGCCGCGCCCCGCGCCAGCGGGTGATGATCGACCCGGCGGCGGCGGCGAGCACGAGATCCTGATAGTCGGGCTGCGGCAGCACCGTCCAATGGTCGCCGTCATCCGCGCTTTCGATCAGGGCGGGGCGGTCGTCGGGAGCCAGCTTCTTGACCGAACCGACCAGGGTCCGGCCGCCCCGGTGCCACAGCCGCAGGATCTCGGCCTTGCCCCCGGCAGCGGAGAATTCGGCGCCGAAGACATGGCTCCAGCCCTGTCCGTCGTGGCGGAAGACGCCGCGCTTGGTGCCGATCCACAGCATGCCGCCGCAGGCCGCCAGCGTCTTGACCTTCTCGCCCGGCGGCGGGGCGATCCGCTCGCCCGGAATGCCGTCGTCGTCGCAGCGGGTGACGGCGGCGCCGTCCGGCCCGTAGACGGCGGCGACCAGCCGGTCGCCGTCGGCAGCCAGGGCCTGCACCTCGACGCCCCTCCAGCCGGGAACCGGCTCGGCGGTGGCGGCGGCGCCGGAATCCGGGTTCCAGCGCAGAAGCCCTGCGGCGGTGCCGATCCACAGCCAGCCGCCAAGCTCCAGGGTGGATTTGACTTCCACCCGTGCAAACATATCCAGTGATGTCATTGATTGTGCAAAGACGGGCTTGCACCGCGGCGTCCGAGTGACGGATTGCCAGGTGTCTCCAACGGTCACGGCCGCGGTGCGCGCCGGTCCATCCTCATCATCTTGCCCAGGGTCGTCAGGTCACGTCCCCACCGGGAAAAAAGCATGAATTGCGACTGACTGTCAATCGCAATTCATGCTCCGATATTCGAACGGCTATGGGCCGCTCAGAACCGCATGCGGCCGCCGACCAGCACCGTACGGCCGGTGGCGATGACAGCATCGCGCGACCGCAAGCCGTTGGTCACCTCATACTCGTGGCGTGCCTTGTCGGTCAGGTTCTCGGCACTGGCGAACAGGCTGAACCCCTCGACGATCCGCTGTTCGGCGTAGAGATCGACGAAGGCCTCGGCCCGGCGGGTCTTGCGGCGGATCTGCCCGGCCCCTTCGTTGCTGACGACCAGCCGTTCGGTGCTGGCGTTGACGGTCGCCGACAGGATGGTGCCGCTGTCGGGATCGTTCCAGGTCAGACCGATGTTCGCGGTGATGTCCGGTGTCTCGGCGAAGGGCCGCTTGCCGGTGTTGGGGTCGTTCACCTCGGTCTTCAGGAAGGTCTGGTTGGCGAAGAAGGTCAGCGGCCGCAGCGCCTCGATGCCGAGCAGGGCCAGGTTGAAGCGCTGTTCCAGCTCCAGCCCGCGGGCGTAGCCGTCGCCGACGTTGCGGATCACAAGCGTCGTGTTGTTCACCTCGTCGGCCTCGATGACGTCCCGCACCCGGCGATGGAACAGGTTCGCCGCCAGGAAGAAGCCGTCGCCATGATATTCGGCCCCGGCATCGACGCTCCAGGACCGGGTCGGCGTCACGTCGGGGTTGCCGTAGATGGTGCGCGACCCGCGCACGGTGATGCCCGGCGCCATGTCCTGGAAGTTCGGCCGGTTGATCTGCCGCGACAGCGCGCCCCGCAGCACGATCGCATCGTTCAGCCGGTAGCGGATGGGGAGCGAAGGGAACAGGTCGGTGGCATCGGTGTCGAAGCGGCCGTTGTAGCCGGTCATCCGGTCGGTCACCCGCTCCACCCGCAGGCCGGGCGTGAGGGTCAGGGCGCCCAGCGTCACCTCGTCCTGGACGAAGGCGGCGTAGTAGCGCTCCTCGATCTCGTAGTCGGACTGCCGCGAGGTCAGGCGGTTGGCCGCGGTCTGCGAGCGCGTCCCGGCGGCGTTCAACGTGTAGCTCTCGCCGTCGCTGGTGCGCTTGGCTGCCCGGACCACCACGCCGGCCTTGAGCACCTGCGGCACGCCCATGGTCAGCGGCACCGTCAGCGTGCTGCCGCCCTGGACGGTCCGCTCGTCATAGTCGGATTCACTTTCCGTCGCCGAGCCGAAGGCGAGCGCCGGGGTCAGCGTCACCTCGCGGTTGCGGGTGTCGTAACCGGCCGTCGACAGGTTGGCGAAGGTCCGCAATGACACCTCGCCGGCGAAGCGGTGGGTGTGGTCGAGCGTGGCGCCGACGTTGGTCGCCTCCTCGCGCCCGGTGGTCAGTACGCGGTCCTGGAACTGGCCGGTGACGCGGCGGTACTGGTCGCGCCATTTGTCGATGTCGGAGGTTTCGCGCAGCAGCATCGGCTTGAAATGGATTTCGCCGCCGTCATAGAAGCCGGCGAGGTCGAGCGCCGCGTCGAGATTGGCGACGTCCTTGGGTTCCTCCTCGTTGCGGCGGAATCCCTGGCCGCCGGGGCCGCCGGAATAGGTGAACTCGCTGTTGTGCTTGGTCTTGGTGAGCCGGCGTTCCTCGTAGGAGACGGACCCGAGCAGGCCGAAGCGGTCGATCCGCCGCCCATAGGCGCCGCCGCCCGCCCTGGCGGTTCCGTTCAGCCCGTCCAGCCCGCCGTAGCCGACGCGCAACTCGCCGGTGGGTTCGTCGGGGATGGCGCGCGTGGTGACGGCGACCCGCCCGGCGATGCCCTCGGCGTCGTGCTCGGCCGACGGGTTGCGCAGCAGCGTGACCTCCCCGGCCAGGAAGGACGACATGTTCATCAGTTCGAAGCTGCGGCTGGGCGCCGGCATCTGGATGCCGTCGACGCTGACGCGGGTGTAGTCGGTCGGCAGGCCGCGCAGGGAGAAGGTCTTCTTTTCGCCCGGCGGGCCGGACACCACGACGCCCGGCAGGCGCCCGACGATGTCACTGACGCGGTCGTTGGGCAGTGTGTCGAACTCCTCACGCGTCACGGTCACGCTGGGTGCCACCGACTCCAGGCGGATGGCCTCGCCGGCCGGTGCCGAGCCGGTGACGGTGATCGACGGCAGGCGGGTGGAGGATGAGTCCTGAGCTTGGGCGGGAGGAGTCCCGATGAAAAGGCTCAAGGCCGTGAGAGCGATGGCTTTCGGCCAGTGACGAATCGTCGTGAAGCGGCGCCGGGCATGGACCCGGTGCGCCCACTGCCCGCTTGCGTGCGGCATGGGAACACCTGTTTCAAAAAGGGGGGTCGACACCTGGCGCTTTCTGATTAGCGCTAATGCGAGTTATTCGCAATATCTTACGTGCACGATGCGTATTGAAGCGGCCCCTGTTCCCTGGGCGGGTTTGCCGTACCGCTTTGCTTCGGTAAACCCGGCAGGGCGACGCGATGAGGCTCCGCGCCTCGATGGCGTTCTACTTGATGATCCGCCCCTGGATCGGGTCGCGGAAAATCGGAATCGACTTGAAGCGTGAATCCGCGGCGCCGGACTTTCGTCCGTCCGCGCTCCGGCGCAAGGGCACCGCGGTCCGGCAGATCGTCGCGCACATCTTGCGAGACGGGACGCGAGCCATCAAGACCCTGTTCGCGCCGGGCCGGTCACGAACGGGGGCTCAGACGTTCTTCACCGCTCCGATGAGGAACTCCTTGTTTCCCTCCGGTCCGGTGATCGGGCTTTCGGCAATGTCGATGACGCGCCAGCCCGGCAAACCCTCCAGCCAGGCCCGGATGCGGTCGCAGACTTCCTGATGCAACTCCGGTTCGCGCACCACGCCACCCTTGCCGACCCGGCCCTTGCCGACCTCGAACTGCGGCTTGATCAGCGCGACCAGGCGACCGCCGGGCACCACGAGGTCCAGCGCTGCCGGCAGCACCACCTCCAGCCCGATGAAGCTGGCGTCGCAGACCACGAGGTCGATGGGATCGGGAATTTCCGCAACCGTCAGATGGCGGGCGTTGGTTTTCTCCAGCACCACCACGCGCGGATCGTTCCGCAGCTTCCAGGCCAGCTGGCCATGACCGACATCCACGGCGAAGACCTTGGCCGCGCCGCGGGTCAGCAACACGTCGGTGAAGCCGCCGGTGGAGGCGCCGACATCGACCGCGGTCAAGCCGGCAGGGTCGATGGCGAAACTGTCCAGCCCCTTCACCAGCTTCAGCCCGCCGCGCGACACCCAGGGATGGTCCTGCCCCTTGACCGCAAGCGGCGCCTCGGCGGCGATCAAGTCACCCGCCTTGTCGATGCGCCGGGTCTCGGAATAGACCAGTCCGGCCAGGATCAACGCCTGCGCCTTGGCGCGGCTTTCCACCAGCCCGCGCTCCACCAGGGCGACATCCGCCCTCACTTTTGCCATGCCGTCCGCCGCCTT includes these proteins:
- a CDS encoding TonB-dependent receptor plug domain-containing protein, which produces MPHASGQWAHRVHARRRFTTIRHWPKAIALTALSLFIGTPPAQAQDSSSTRLPSITVTGSAPAGEAIRLESVAPSVTVTREEFDTLPNDRVSDIVGRLPGVVVSGPPGEKKTFSLRGLPTDYTRVSVDGIQMPAPSRSFELMNMSSFLAGEVTLLRNPSAEHDAEGIAGRVAVTTRAIPDEPTGELRVGYGGLDGLNGTARAGGGAYGRRIDRFGLLGSVSYEERRLTKTKHNSEFTYSGGPGGQGFRRNEEEPKDVANLDAALDLAGFYDGGEIHFKPMLLRETSDIDKWRDQYRRVTGQFQDRVLTTGREEATNVGATLDHTHRFAGEVSLRTFANLSTAGYDTRNREVTLTPALAFGSATESESDYDERTVQGGSTLTVPLTMGVPQVLKAGVVVRAAKRTSDGESYTLNAAGTRSQTAANRLTSRQSDYEIEERYYAAFVQDEVTLGALTLTPGLRVERVTDRMTGYNGRFDTDATDLFPSLPIRYRLNDAIVLRGALSRQINRPNFQDMAPGITVRGSRTIYGNPDVTPTRSWSVDAGAEYHGDGFFLAANLFHRRVRDVIEADEVNNTTLVIRNVGDGYARGLELEQRFNLALLGIEALRPLTFFANQTFLKTEVNDPNTGKRPFAETPDITANIGLTWNDPDSGTILSATVNASTERLVVSNEGAGQIRRKTRRAEAFVDLYAEQRIVEGFSLFASAENLTDKARHEYEVTNGLRSRDAVIATGRTVLVGGRMRF
- a CDS encoding TlyA family RNA methyltransferase, which produces MAKVRADVALVERGLVESRAKAQALILAGLVYSETRRIDKAGDLIAAEAPLAVKGQDHPWVSRGGLKLVKGLDSFAIDPAGLTAVDVGASTGGFTDVLLTRGAAKVFAVDVGHGQLAWKLRNDPRVVVLEKTNARHLTVAEIPDPIDLVVCDASFIGLEVVLPAALDLVVPGGRLVALIKPQFEVGKGRVGKGGVVREPELHQEVCDRIRAWLEGLPGWRVIDIAESPITGPEGNKEFLIGAVKNV